A section of the Pseudomonas sp. Q1-7 genome encodes:
- a CDS encoding TauD/TfdA dioxygenase family protein: MKVEQLTCAIGAEISGVNLGDASRDDGLFAEIKALLLQHKVLFLRDQDISRAEHVAFARRFGELEDHPVAGSDPEHPGLVRIYKEPGQPNDRYENAWHTDATWREAPPMGCVLRCVECPPVGGDTMWANMALAYEKLPEDVKQRIAGLRARHSIEASFGAAMPLEKRLALKAQFPDAEHPVVRTHPETGEKVLFVNAFATHFTNFHTPEHVRYGQDYSMGGSDLLRYLVSQAYIPEYQVRWRWKPNSVAIWDNRSTQHYAVMDYPPCVRKMERAGIIGDSTF; the protein is encoded by the coding sequence ATGAAAGTCGAGCAACTCACGTGCGCCATCGGCGCCGAGATCAGCGGCGTGAACCTGGGCGACGCCTCCCGTGACGACGGCCTGTTCGCCGAGATCAAGGCGCTGCTGCTGCAGCACAAGGTGCTGTTCCTGCGCGACCAGGACATCAGTCGCGCCGAACATGTGGCCTTCGCCCGCCGCTTCGGCGAACTGGAAGACCACCCGGTGGCCGGCAGCGACCCGGAGCATCCGGGCCTGGTACGCATCTACAAGGAGCCTGGCCAGCCCAACGACCGCTACGAGAACGCCTGGCACACCGATGCCACCTGGCGCGAGGCACCGCCCATGGGCTGCGTGCTGCGTTGCGTGGAGTGCCCGCCGGTGGGCGGCGACACCATGTGGGCGAACATGGCCCTGGCCTACGAGAAACTGCCGGAAGACGTGAAACAGCGTATCGCCGGCCTGCGCGCCCGCCACAGCATCGAAGCGAGCTTTGGCGCCGCCATGCCGCTGGAGAAGCGCCTGGCACTCAAGGCCCAGTTCCCGGACGCGGAGCACCCCGTGGTGCGCACCCACCCGGAAACCGGCGAGAAAGTGCTCTTCGTCAACGCCTTCGCCACCCACTTCACCAACTTCCATACCCCGGAGCACGTCCGCTACGGGCAGGACTACAGCATGGGCGGCAGCGACCTGCTGCGCTACCTGGTCAGCCAGGCCTACATCCCGGAGTACCAGGTGCGCTGGCGCTGGAAGCCGAACAGCGTGGCGATCTGGGACAACCGCTCCACCCAGCACTACGCCGTGATGGATTACCCGCCCTGCGTTCGCAAGATGGAACGCGCCGGGATCATCGGCGACAGCACCTTCTGA
- a CDS encoding quinone oxidoreductase family protein, producing the protein MAKAVRFYETGGPEVLRYEEVEVGDPGPGEVRVRHVAVGLNYADTYFRNGTYPIPLPNGMGVEASGVVVAVGEGVSNVALGDRVTYTGFLNTLGAYSTERLVPAAPLIKLPETISFETAAAMTMRGLTSAYLMRRIHDFKEGDSILLHAAAGGVGLIVSQWAKLLGLTVIGTVSTEAKAEIARFHGCDHVINYSEEDIAKRVRELTGGVGVNVVFDSVGKNTFNASLDSLKRRGLLVCVGTASGPIPPFDPVLLAMKGSLFVTRPALADYIADPAEKAELVGELFDHVGSGRISIDINQHYALEDAVQAHRDLESRKTTGSSIFVI; encoded by the coding sequence ATGGCCAAAGCCGTTCGCTTCTATGAAACCGGAGGCCCGGAAGTGCTTCGTTACGAAGAGGTCGAGGTGGGTGATCCTGGCCCCGGTGAGGTGCGTGTCCGCCACGTCGCCGTCGGCCTGAACTACGCCGATACCTACTTCCGCAATGGCACCTACCCGATTCCGCTGCCCAACGGCATGGGCGTGGAAGCCTCCGGCGTGGTGGTGGCGGTGGGCGAGGGCGTCAGCAACGTCGCCCTGGGCGACCGGGTGACCTACACCGGCTTCCTCAACACCCTCGGCGCCTACAGCACCGAGCGCCTGGTGCCGGCCGCGCCGCTGATCAAGCTGCCCGAGACCATCTCCTTCGAAACCGCGGCGGCCATGACCATGCGCGGCCTCACTTCCGCCTACCTGATGCGTCGCATCCATGACTTCAAGGAAGGCGACAGCATCCTGCTGCACGCCGCCGCCGGCGGAGTGGGCCTGATCGTCTCGCAATGGGCCAAGCTGCTCGGCCTGACCGTGATCGGCACTGTGTCCACCGAGGCCAAGGCGGAAATCGCCCGTTTCCACGGCTGCGACCACGTCATCAACTACAGCGAAGAAGACATCGCCAAGCGTGTGCGTGAGCTGACCGGCGGCGTGGGCGTGAACGTGGTGTTCGACAGCGTCGGCAAGAACACCTTCAACGCCTCGCTGGATTCCCTCAAGCGTCGCGGCCTGCTGGTCTGCGTCGGCACCGCGTCCGGCCCGATCCCGCCCTTCGATCCGGTGCTGCTGGCGATGAAAGGTTCGCTGTTCGTCACCCGTCCCGCCCTGGCCGACTACATCGCCGATCCGGCGGAAAAAGCCGAACTGGTGGGCGAGCTGTTCGACCATGTCGGCAGCGGCCGCATCAGCATCGACATCAACCAGCACTACGCGCTGGAGGATGCGGTCCAGGCCCATCGGGACCTGGAATCGCGCAAGACCACCGGTTCGTCCATCTTCGTCATCTGA
- the prpD gene encoding 2-methylcitrate dehydratase, with amino-acid sequence MSANVDLNQRPPYDQVIQDIADYVLDYRCQSPEALDTARNCLMDSLGCALLALRFPECTKLLGPLVDGTVVPQGARVPGTSYRLDPVKAAWDLGAMIRWLDFNDTWLAAEWAHPSDNLGGILAVADHLSQRCVARGEPPLTMRVVLEAMVKAHEIQGVMALENAFNRVGLDHVVLVKLASTAVCAWLMGATRDQLLSAISHALVDGQALRTYRHAPNAGSRKSWAAGDATSRGVRLADIALRDEMGVPGVLSAPQWGFYEVSFSHTNKDLAAKPEDKRRFSLSQGFGCYVMENILFKIRFPAEFHGQTACEAAVRLHPLIRNRVTEIDRIVITTQESAIRIIAKEGALANAADRDHCLQYMTAVALAYGHLEAEHYEDAFHRTHPVIDRLRERMEVVEDPRYSREYLEPDKRSIANAVQVFYKDGRHTDKVEVEYPIGHRRRRAEGMPLLEEKFKAALATHYAPQRCARIFDLCKDQAALEAMPVDRFVELFVT; translated from the coding sequence ATGAGCGCCAATGTCGACCTGAACCAGCGGCCGCCTTATGACCAGGTGATCCAGGACATCGCCGACTATGTGCTGGATTACCGCTGCCAGTCCCCGGAGGCGCTGGACACCGCGCGCAACTGCCTGATGGACAGCCTCGGCTGTGCCTTGCTGGCCCTGCGTTTTCCCGAATGCACCAAGCTGCTGGGGCCGCTGGTGGACGGCACGGTGGTGCCCCAGGGCGCGCGGGTGCCGGGCACCTCGTACCGGCTCGACCCGGTCAAGGCGGCCTGGGACCTGGGTGCGATGATCCGCTGGCTGGACTTCAACGACACCTGGCTGGCGGCCGAATGGGCGCACCCCTCCGACAACCTGGGCGGCATCCTCGCCGTGGCCGACCACCTGTCGCAGCGGTGCGTGGCGCGTGGCGAGCCGCCACTGACGATGCGCGTGGTGCTGGAGGCCATGGTCAAGGCCCATGAAATCCAGGGGGTGATGGCCCTGGAGAACGCCTTCAACCGCGTCGGCCTGGACCATGTGGTGCTGGTCAAGCTGGCCTCCACCGCGGTCTGCGCCTGGCTGATGGGCGCGACCCGCGACCAGTTGCTGTCGGCCATCTCCCATGCCCTGGTGGACGGGCAGGCCCTGCGCACCTACCGCCACGCGCCCAATGCCGGCTCGCGCAAGTCCTGGGCGGCGGGGGACGCCACCAGCCGTGGCGTGCGCCTGGCGGACATCGCCCTGCGCGACGAGATGGGCGTGCCCGGCGTGCTGAGCGCGCCCCAGTGGGGCTTCTACGAGGTGTCCTTCAGCCACACCAACAAGGACCTGGCGGCCAAGCCCGAAGACAAGCGCCGCTTCAGCCTGTCCCAGGGATTCGGCTGCTACGTGATGGAGAACATCCTGTTCAAGATCCGCTTTCCCGCCGAGTTCCATGGCCAGACCGCCTGCGAGGCGGCGGTACGCCTGCATCCGCTGATCCGCAACCGGGTGACGGAGATCGACCGCATCGTCATCACCACCCAGGAGTCGGCCATTCGCATCATCGCCAAGGAGGGGGCGCTGGCCAACGCCGCCGACCGCGACCACTGCCTCCAGTACATGACGGCGGTGGCCCTGGCCTACGGCCACCTGGAGGCGGAGCACTACGAAGACGCGTTCCACCGCACCCATCCGGTGATCGACCGGCTACGCGAGCGCATGGAAGTGGTCGAAGACCCGCGCTACAGCCGCGAGTACCTGGAACCCGACAAACGCTCCATCGCCAATGCCGTGCAGGTGTTCTACAAGGACGGCCGGCATACCGACAAGGTGGAAGTGGAATACCCCATCGGCCACCGCCGCCGCCGTGCCGAGGGCATGCCGCTGCTGGAAGAGAAGTTCAAGGCCGCCCTGGCCACGCATTACGCCCCCCAGCGCTGCGCCCGCATCTTCGACTTGTGCAAGGACCAGGCCGCACTGGAGGCGATGCCGGTGGACCGTTTCGTGGAACTGTTCGTGACCTAG